In Cryptomeria japonica chromosome 10, Sugi_1.0, whole genome shotgun sequence, a genomic segment contains:
- the LOC131059825 gene encoding uncharacterized protein LOC131059825: METLSVERIGPPHRFRSMEFEFRSNSPSSGGFYFSAPTSPVRSTAILSDFAKSIRAVVPFGWEEKPGTPKKNGGKEDGEESSDDDGDFEFCKGFVVSEERRNSVEVLTAEELFSNGQIRPLRLPPRLQKSFDFEKPTGSFKKWGSSKSLTPRSPRSPLKEGQRIVKEALWRITKRGKGGDFDPFAAALKGTVGEEHRRRGLDRSPGRRGGRSCSPLGSFNCSRGDGPEFSSESKSGKRRNLKDFLIRKGRRGWSFFMALAPARHLKKQQPYINIANQIQYRIG; encoded by the coding sequence ATGGAGACATTATCAGTAGAAAGAATTGGGCCTCCGCACAGATTTCGGTCCATGGAATTCGAATTCCGCAGCAATTCCCCATCTTCTGGCGGCTTCTATTTCAGCGCACCCACAAGCCCTGTTCGATCAACCGCTATTTTATCGGATTTCGCCAAGTCGATCAGAGCCGTGGTGCCTTTCGGGTGGGAGGAGAAGCCCGGAACGCCAAAGAAGAACGGGGGCAAAGAAGACGGCGAAGAATCTAGCGATGATGATGGCGATTTCGAGTTTTGCAAGGGATTCGTGGTGTCGGAGGAGCGGAGGAATTCGGTGGAAGTGTTGACGGCAGAGGAGCTTTTCTCCAATGGCCAAATTCGGCCCCTGCGTCTACCGCCTCGCCTTCAGAAGAGCTTCGATTTCGAGAAGCCCACCGGGAGTTTCAAAAAGTGGGGCTCTTCAAAATCTTTGACGCCACGGTCGCCGCGTTCGCCATTGAAGGAGGGACAGAGGATTGTGAAGGAGGCGCTTTGGAGGATCACTAAGCGGGGCAAAGGCGGCGATTTTGATCCTTTTGCGGCGGCGCTGAAGGGCACAGTGGGGGAGGAGCACCGCCGGCGGGGATTGGATCGTTCCCCTGGGCGGAGAGGGGGGCGTTCGTGTTCTCCGCTGGGAAGTTTCAACTGTAGCAGGGGCGATGGCCCTGAGTTTTCATCGGAGTCCAAGTCCGGCAAGAGACGGAATTTGAAGGACTTTTTGATCAGGAAGGGGAGGAGAGGGTGGAGTTTCTTCATGGCTCTGGCCCCTGCGAGGCACCTGAAGAAGCAGCAGCCATATATTAATATTGCAAATCAAATTCAGTACAGAATAGGTTGA